The Methanosarcina acetivorans C2A genome includes the window ACAGAGGTATCTCAATCTTTTTTTGCAAATTTTTTATTTTATCGGCAAGTTCGGTCCTTATTTCCATATCCAGTGCGGAAAACGGTTCATCCAGAAGTAAAATCCCCGGTTTGGGGGCAAGGGCTCTTGCCAGGGCGACTCTCTGTTTCTGTCCACCTGATATCTGTGAAGGGTAGCGGGTTTCCAGCTCCTCAATATGGAGCAGGTTCAGCATTTCCATGACCCTTACTTCCCTGTCCTCTTTTTCCCATTTTTTGAGGCCGCATTCTATGTTTTTTCTCACGTTCATGTGGGGAAAGAGGGTATAGTTCTGAAAAACATAGCCAAGATTACGTTTCTGGATTGGCAGGTTAATTTTTTTGTCTTTGTCGTAGTATATTTTACTCCCTACAGTTATCTTTCCGTTATCCGGCTGTGTGATTCCCGAAATGCATTTAAACAACGTGGTCTTTCCGGACCCTGAAGGCCCGAAAAGCACCACAAGTTCGTTATCCATTTCAAAGCTGACATCTAACGTAAAAGCTTTTCCAGTGCTTCTTTTCCTATTGATTTCAGCTTCAGTATAATGTTTTTTAATATCAACTTTAACGCCCAATCTCATACCTCTAATTTTCCTGCGAATCTTCCGGTCAATGCAATGGTCAGCAGGGACATAAAGACCAGGATTAAGACCAGCACCTGGGCAAGTTCGTTATTTCCCGCCTGAAAGGCGCTATATATCGAGATCGACATTGTGTTCGTTTTTCCCGGGATATTTCCTGCCAGCATAAGAGTTGCTCCGAATTCTCCCATAGCCCTGGCAAAACTGAGTATCAGCCCTGCCAGTATTCCTTTTTTTGCAATTGGTAGGGTTATTTGCAGAGCGGTCTCAAGTTCACTTTTTCCAAGGATATAGGCAGCATATTCTATTTCCCTATCCACTGCTTCAATGGCTGCTTTTGCGGTATATACCATCAGGGGAAGGGAAACCGTATATGCCGCAATAACTGCTGCCTGCCAGGTGAACATGATCCCTGTCCCCAGAAAATTGAGAATCATCTGCCCTAAAAATCCATTTCTTCCCACCAGGACAACAAGAAGGTAACCAATTACGGTAGGGGGAAGGACAAGGGGAAGAGTTAGTAGTAGTTCCGCAAGTCCTTTCCCCCTGAAATCCCGCCTTGCAAACACATAAGCTATGGCTACGCCACTGGATAGTACGAAAAAAGACGATATAGCTGCTATCCAGAGCGTGAGTGATAAAGGAAACCAGATATTGTCCAGCATAGGTATCATTTCTTACGTTTTGGTCTTACGTTTTCTAGTTTCTGTTTTTAGCTTCTGCTTTAGCTTCTGCTTTTAGCTTATGCCTTTAGCTTCTGTTTTTAGCTTCTGTTTTTAGCTTCTGTTTCTAGCTTACGTTTTCATTCTGATTCGGGAGTGAACCCGTATTCCTCAAGTATTTCCTGGCCTTCCTGTCCTGTTACGAAATCGATGAATTCCTGTGCTTCTTCTTTGTTTTCAGACGCCGAAACCACAGCTATGGGGTAGCTAATAGGGGTAGTTACAGGCACTGTTGCAACGATTTCGATGGTTTCGGGCTCTGCGGTCTTTGCGTCGGTCATGTACACAAAACCTGCATCAACCTCTCCTCTTTCAACATATACAAGGACCTGTTTTACATCTTCGGCAAGTACTGTCTTTCCTTCCAGCTGGTCCCAGATGCCTGCTTCGGTCAGAGACTGGGTTGTATATTTGCCTACAGGAGCTGTTTCGGGATTTCCGATTGCGATCCTCTCAACTTCGAGGGAGGTCAGGTCTTCTATTCCGCTTATGTTGAGGGTACTGCTTGATGGAACTATGAGCACGAGGGAGTTCTGGGCGAAGTCTTCCCTTGAGCTGTTCTCAATTAACCCCTCTCCGGCAAGTATGTCCATGTGGCTCTGGGAAGCCGAAGCAAAAACATCAACCGGAGCTCCTCCCTCTATTTGCGTACGCAGGCTTCCGGACCCTGCAAAGTTGAAATTAACGTCTACGCCAGGGTTTTCGGTTTCAAACTGGGATTCCATATCCGTAAAGACTTCGGTTAGGCTGGCAGCTGCAGAAACTAAAATAGTTTCGGACTCCTGCCCGGGTACCGCTGTTTCTGCTGTGGGGGTGCCCGTTTCGTTTACAGCTTCGCTTCCGTTTTCAGCACATCCTATTGCAAGGAATACACCTAATAACACTAACAGAACGATCAGTTCTTTCCTCAT containing:
- a CDS encoding ABC transporter ATP-binding protein → MRLGVKVDIKKHYTEAEINRKRSTGKAFTLDVSFEMDNELVVLFGPSGSGKTTLFKCISGITQPDNGKITVGSKIYYDKDKKINLPIQKRNLGYVFQNYTLFPHMNVRKNIECGLKKWEKEDREVRVMEMLNLLHIEELETRYPSQISGGQKQRVALARALAPKPGILLLDEPFSALDMEIRTELADKIKNLQKKIEIPLLFITHNLEEAFLLADRILILHGGKIQQFGTPEEIFYQPANLQVSELIGISNIFDDAYVEEYDKESKSTVLRSGDMRIKIESPNFKAGDKVTWGIYPENITLLPVSGSEDQDENIYSAHVNNIINKGPKKRITLKLVRYNKTLIAEVPAQFVDSLELHAGGFCLVRLEMNKVVAFRNF
- the modB gene encoding molybdate ABC transporter permease subunit, which codes for MIPMLDNIWFPLSLTLWIAAISSFFVLSSGVAIAYVFARRDFRGKGLAELLLTLPLVLPPTVIGYLLVVLVGRNGFLGQMILNFLGTGIMFTWQAAVIAAYTVSLPLMVYTAKAAIEAVDREIEYAAYILGKSELETALQITLPIAKKGILAGLILSFARAMGEFGATLMLAGNIPGKTNTMSISIYSAFQAGNNELAQVLVLILVFMSLLTIALTGRFAGKLEV
- the modA gene encoding molybdate ABC transporter substrate-binding protein, which codes for MRKELIVLLVLLGVFLAIGCAENGSEAVNETGTPTAETAVPGQESETILVSAAASLTEVFTDMESQFETENPGVDVNFNFAGSGSLRTQIEGGAPVDVFASASQSHMDILAGEGLIENSSREDFAQNSLVLIVPSSSTLNISGIEDLTSLEVERIAIGNPETAPVGKYTTQSLTEAGIWDQLEGKTVLAEDVKQVLVYVERGEVDAGFVYMTDAKTAEPETIEIVATVPVTTPISYPIAVVSASENKEEAQEFIDFVTGQEGQEILEEYGFTPESE